One window of the Staphylococcus equorum genome contains the following:
- a CDS encoding LLM class flavin-dependent oxidoreductase produces the protein MKIELGLTSFADNIDIHMENGRQAAISNGQRIRNIIEEIETADQYGLDVYGLGEHHRADYAVSDPVTVLAAAARNTTHIKLSSAVTVLSSDDPVRVYERFSTLNAVSNGRAEIMVGRGSFIESFPLFGYDLKDYEQLFNEKIDLLMTINKEKIVNWEGELRPSIENLSVYPKAEHGPLPITIATGGTPESSLKAGALGLPITYAIIGGDPKRFRRNIDMYKSIARSYGHNINELPIATHSWGYIAETDELAKREFFPSVKASHDILAKERGWPPYDENSFDREAGPHGALYVGSPETVAQKIIETIEALGLTRFMLHTPVGSMPHDKTINTIKLLAERVKPIVDKYFENK, from the coding sequence TTGAAAATAGAACTTGGTTTGACATCATTTGCAGATAATATTGATATTCATATGGAAAATGGACGACAAGCAGCTATAAGTAATGGACAAAGAATTAGAAATATAATAGAAGAAATAGAAACAGCTGACCAATATGGTTTAGATGTATATGGTTTGGGAGAACATCATCGAGCAGATTATGCAGTATCTGATCCCGTTACAGTGTTAGCAGCAGCAGCTCGTAATACAACGCATATAAAGTTAAGTAGTGCAGTAACAGTATTATCTTCTGATGATCCTGTTCGAGTTTATGAACGTTTCTCTACATTAAATGCAGTTTCTAATGGACGTGCAGAAATAATGGTAGGAAGAGGTTCATTTATTGAATCATTTCCATTATTTGGCTATGATTTAAAAGACTATGAACAACTCTTTAATGAAAAAATAGATTTATTAATGACCATTAATAAAGAGAAAATTGTAAATTGGGAAGGGGAGTTAAGACCTTCTATTGAAAATTTAAGTGTTTATCCTAAGGCGGAGCATGGGCCTTTACCAATTACGATTGCAACTGGAGGAACGCCAGAATCTTCATTGAAAGCAGGAGCATTAGGATTACCTATAACTTATGCTATAATTGGCGGTGATCCAAAAAGATTTAGAAGAAACATTGATATGTACAAATCTATTGCTAGATCTTACGGACATAATATAAATGAATTGCCTATAGCAACGCATTCGTGGGGTTACATTGCTGAAACAGATGAGTTGGCAAAACGTGAGTTTTTCCCATCGGTAAAAGCGAGTCATGATATATTAGCCAAAGAACGGGGTTGGCCACCATATGATGAAAACAGCTTCGATCGTGAAGCAGGTCCACATGGCGCTTTGTATGTTGGAAGTCCGGAAACCGTTGCACAAAAGATAATTGAAACAATTGAAGCACTAGGCCTTACTCGTTTTATGCTGCATACACCTGTAGGTTCTATGCCACATGATAAAACAATCAATACAATTAAATTGTTAGCAGAGCGAGTAAAACCTATTGTAGATAAATATTTTGAAAACAAATAA
- a CDS encoding CHAP domain-containing protein: MKKIATATIATAGIATFAFAQNDADASENNNGGYNPNDPTSYSYSYTIDQQGNYNYTWQGNWNPSNADQGHNNNAQSNNSGYSYNQNGSTATNSNSNQSYTTNNQGTGGSGAVSTSTSNSNVQVTTTSAPSSSSNSMANTSGSSSNLYTSGQCTYYVFDKVGGKIGSTWGNANNWASAAAASGYTVNNSPSQGSILQSSTGAMGHVAYVENVNSDGSVNVSEMNYGQGAGVVTSRTISASQASSYNYIH, from the coding sequence ATGAAAAAAATCGCTACAGCTACTATCGCTACTGCAGGAATCGCTACTTTTGCTTTTGCACAAAATGATGCAGACGCTTCAGAAAATAACAATGGTGGGTATAACCCAAATGATCCAACATCATACAGCTATTCATATACAATAGATCAACAAGGTAACTATAATTACACTTGGCAAGGTAACTGGAACCCAAGCAATGCTGACCAAGGTCACAACAACAATGCTCAAAGCAATAACAGTGGTTATAGCTACAATCAAAATGGTTCTACAGCTACTAACAGTAACTCAAACCAATCATATACAACAAATAACCAAGGTACTGGTGGAAGCGGAGCTGTTTCAACTTCTACTTCAAATAGTAATGTTCAAGTAACAACTACTAGCGCACCATCAAGTTCATCAAACTCAATGGCTAACACTTCAGGTTCATCAAGCAACCTTTATACTTCAGGTCAATGTACATATTATGTATTTGATAAAGTTGGCGGTAAAATTGGTTCTACTTGGGGTAACGCAAACAACTGGGCAAGCGCTGCAGCTGCATCAGGTTACACTGTAAACAACTCACCTTCTCAAGGTTCAATCTTACAATCATCAACTGGCGCAATGGGTCACGTTGCTTATGTTGAAAATGTAAACAGCGACGGTTCAGTTAACGTTTCTGAAATGAACTACGGCCAAGGTGCTGGCGTTGTTACTTCACGTACAATCTCAGCTAGCCAAGCTTCATCTTACAACTATATTCACTAA
- a CDS encoding transcriptional regulator, SarA/Rot family, with product MNEQNFKSLNELIATYQQGRKFFKTTKKNYKLNYEEVLILNYLYNSKENDVTAKEIAQYSELKPYYLTKALQKLIKMDFLNKKRSNIDERTVVVYINQAQRDKINELIENLQEQF from the coding sequence GTGAATGAACAAAATTTCAAGTCACTAAATGAACTTATTGCAACTTATCAACAAGGTAGGAAATTTTTTAAAACAACGAAAAAGAACTATAAACTAAATTACGAAGAGGTACTGATATTAAATTATCTGTATAATAGTAAAGAGAATGACGTCACTGCAAAAGAAATTGCTCAATACTCAGAATTGAAACCATACTATTTAACAAAGGCTTTACAAAAGCTTATAAAAATGGATTTTTTAAATAAAAAAAGAAGCAATATAGATGAAAGAACTGTAGTAGTATATATAAATCAAGCACAACGTGATAAAATTAATGAACTTATTGAGAACTTACAAGAACAGTTTTAA
- the nhaC gene encoding Na+/H+ antiporter NhaC, with amino-acid sequence MTRQPTFLESISTIIVMIIIVITGFVVFEIPIQALLILASAYAAFIARRVGLKWQDLEEGITHRLATAMPAIFIILAVGIIVGTWMYSGTVPALIYYGLEFLDPNLFLVSAFIICAITSVATGTAWGSASTAGIALMAIATQLHITPGMAAGAIIAGAVFGDKMSPLSDTTNLAALVTKVNIFAHIRAMIWTTVPASIIGLIVWYFAGMQFGGNTNTSQVNEMLSELSKIYNINIFVWIPLLIIITCLLLKISTVPAMLISSLSAIIVGAFNHGFNIVDGFKSTFDGFNKGMVAASSGDLSDRAINLVEQGGMMSMTEIIVTIFCGYAFAGIVEKAGCLDVILKTISKNINSVGQLILATVIGSLIMVLAAGVASVVIIMVGVLMMEMYNDMNLDRSNLSRTLEDSGTMIIPLIPWGTSGIYYTQQLGVSVDQFFIWAVPCYLCIIFAIFYGFSGIGIKKAKSQ; translated from the coding sequence ATGACAAGACAACCAACATTTTTAGAATCAATTTCTACTATTATAGTAATGATTATAATAGTAATTACAGGATTTGTTGTTTTTGAAATTCCAATACAAGCTTTATTAATTTTAGCATCAGCATATGCTGCATTTATAGCAAGACGTGTTGGGTTGAAATGGCAAGATTTGGAAGAAGGTATCACACATCGCTTAGCTACAGCAATGCCAGCTATCTTTATCATTTTAGCGGTTGGAATTATCGTAGGTACATGGATGTACTCAGGGACTGTCCCAGCTTTGATCTATTATGGGTTAGAATTTTTAGATCCTAATTTATTTTTAGTATCTGCATTTATTATATGTGCAATTACTTCAGTTGCCACAGGGACAGCATGGGGCTCTGCGTCTACAGCCGGCATAGCGCTAATGGCTATAGCGACACAATTACATATTACGCCAGGTATGGCAGCAGGTGCCATAATTGCAGGGGCGGTGTTTGGTGATAAAATGTCACCACTTTCAGATACGACAAATTTAGCAGCTTTAGTAACAAAAGTGAATATCTTTGCGCATATAAGAGCCATGATATGGACGACTGTACCAGCATCAATCATCGGCTTAATCGTTTGGTATTTTGCAGGTATGCAATTTGGTGGAAATACTAATACGTCACAAGTGAATGAAATGCTTAGCGAATTATCTAAAATTTATAATATAAATATTTTTGTATGGATTCCTTTATTGATTATTATTACGTGTTTGTTATTAAAAATATCGACTGTACCTGCAATGCTTATTTCAAGTTTGAGTGCAATCATTGTTGGCGCATTTAATCATGGATTTAATATTGTAGATGGATTTAAGTCCACTTTCGATGGTTTTAATAAAGGCATGGTGGCGGCAAGTAGTGGAGATTTATCAGATAGAGCCATTAATTTGGTTGAGCAGGGCGGCATGATGAGTATGACAGAAATCATTGTTACTATTTTTTGTGGCTATGCCTTCGCAGGTATTGTTGAAAAAGCAGGTTGTTTAGATGTTATTTTGAAAACAATTTCCAAAAACATTAATTCAGTTGGACAATTAATACTAGCGACCGTAATAGGTAGCTTAATAATGGTACTCGCTGCTGGTGTGGCATCTGTAGTCATTATCATGGTCGGTGTGTTAATGATGGAAATGTATAATGATATGAATTTAGATCGTTCTAATTTATCAAGAACACTAGAAGATTCAGGTACAATGATTATTCCACTTATTCCATGGGGAACATCAGGCATTTATTATACACAACAGTTAGGTGTATCAGTGGATCAATTCTTTATTTGGGCAGTACCATGTTATCTATGTATCATATTTGCAATTTTTTATGGATTTTCAGGTATTGGCATTAAAAAAGCAAAGAGTCAATAA
- a CDS encoding NAD/NADP-dependent octopine/nopaline dehydrogenase family protein, producing the protein MKIAIVGSGNGAVTAALDMKHKGHEVKLYCRNQSIDKFDKAIAQGGFTFNNEGEETFIEFTDISDDMEYVVSDAEIIQVIIPSTFIEHYAHTMAPFINDKQLIFFNIAAAMASIRFMNVLEDMRIEVMPIFAEVNTLTYGTRVNFDEAHVDLSLNVRKVHFSTYNKEHLSDSFDKIETLYPYVVKEESLWKTNLENGNPEVHPGPTLLNVGRIDYADDFALYEEGITKHTVRLLHAVELERLTLGRKLGFELSPAKEARIERGYLERKDEDEPLNRLFNTSPVFSQIKGPNHVKNRYLTEDIAYGLVLWSSLGREIEVETPNIDAIIVLASTILERDFFEEGLTINELGKEKLGLN; encoded by the coding sequence ATGAAGATAGCAATCGTAGGATCAGGAAATGGTGCTGTTACAGCAGCATTAGATATGAAACATAAAGGACATGAGGTGAAGTTATATTGTCGAAATCAATCTATTGATAAGTTTGACAAGGCGATAGCGCAAGGCGGGTTTACGTTTAATAATGAAGGAGAAGAAACGTTCATTGAATTTACTGATATCAGTGATGACATGGAATATGTTGTTAGTGATGCAGAAATAATTCAAGTTATTATACCATCTACATTTATTGAGCATTATGCACATACGATGGCACCATTTATTAATGATAAGCAATTAATTTTCTTTAATATCGCAGCGGCAATGGCTTCAATTCGATTTATGAACGTCTTAGAAGATATGCGTATAGAAGTTATGCCGATATTTGCTGAAGTGAACACATTAACTTATGGGACGAGAGTGAATTTTGATGAAGCTCACGTGGACTTATCATTAAATGTAAGAAAGGTTCATTTCTCAACATATAATAAAGAACATTTAAGTGATAGCTTTGACAAAATTGAAACGCTATATCCATATGTTGTAAAAGAGGAAAGTCTTTGGAAAACAAATCTTGAGAATGGGAATCCAGAAGTGCATCCAGGTCCAACATTACTCAATGTAGGACGCATCGATTATGCAGATGACTTTGCATTATATGAAGAAGGTATAACGAAACATACTGTTCGTTTATTACACGCAGTAGAATTAGAACGATTAACTTTAGGACGTAAGTTAGGCTTTGAATTGTCTCCAGCTAAAGAAGCACGTATTGAACGTGGTTATTTAGAAAGAAAAGATGAAGATGAACCTTTAAATAGATTGTTTAACACGAGTCCAGTGTTTTCACAAATCAAAGGACCAAACCATGTGAAAAATCGTTATTTAACAGAAGATATTGCATACGGACTCGTATTATGGTCTAGTCTTGGTCGTGAAATTGAGGTTGAAACGCCAAACATTGATGCCATTATCGTGTTAGCATCTACTATTTTAGAGCGTGACTTTTTTGAAGAAGGACTCACTATTAATGAATTAGGCAAAGAAAAATTGGGGCTTAATTAA